A window of the Oryza brachyantha chromosome 5, ObraRS2, whole genome shotgun sequence genome harbors these coding sequences:
- the LOC102718268 gene encoding stem 28 kDa glycoprotein-like produces MATARLFLLLLLLSASCSAWEISIRMPTADRLEAEVVAPLIHALRPLLGSGGQLAARAGVACDSWRLGVEAHNVINWKTVPAKCEGYVGHYLLGGHYRRDSAVVVDEAIAYAETLQLAGNGKEVWIFDIDETSLSNLPYYAKHGFGVTPYNDTSFREYVAEGSAPALPETRRLYRRLLEIGVKPVFLTGRTEDQRAVTVANLRKQGYSGWEKLLLKPAVHGAAGGLHAPAVAYKSGQRQKLKDSGFIIVGNIGDQWSDILGEPEGARTFKLPDPLYYIG; encoded by the exons atggcgacggcgagactcttcctcctcctcctcctcctgtcgGCGAGCTGCAGCGCGTGGGAGATCAGCATCCGGATGCCGACGGCGGATAGGCTGGAGGccgaggtggtggcgccgctgATCCACGCGCTGCGGCCCCTGCTGGGCTCCGGCGGGCAGCtggcggcgcgcgccggcgtGGCGTGCGACAGCTGGAGGCTGGGCGTGGAGGCGCACAACGTCATAAACTGGAAGACGGTGCCGGCCAAGTGCGAGGGCTACGTCGGCCACTACTTGCTCGGCGGCCACTACCGCCGCgactccgccgtcgtcgtcgacgaggccATCGCCTACGCCGAGACCCTCCAGCTTGCCGGCAACGGCAAGGAGGTCTGGATCTTCGACATCGACGAGACCTCCCTCTCCAACCTCCCCTACTACGCCAAGCACGGTTTTGG GGTTACGCCGTACAACGATACGAGCTTCCGCGAGTAcgtggcggaggggagcgcgcCGGCGCTGCCGGAGACGAGGCGGCTGTACCGGCGGCTGCTCGAGATCGGCGTCAAGCCGGTGTTCCTGACGGGCCGCACCGAGGACCAGAgggccgtcaccgtcgccaacCTCCGCAAGCAAGGGTACTCCGGGTGGGAGAAGCTGCTGCTCAAgccggcggtgcacggcgccgccggcgggctcCACGCGCCCGCGGTGGCGTACAAGTCCGGCCAGCGGCAGAAGCTGAAGGACTCCGGCTTCATCATCGTCGGCAACATCGGCGACCAGTGGAGCGACATCCTCGGCGAGCCGGAGGGCGCCCGCACCTTCAAGCTGCCCGACCCGCTGTACTACATCGGCTAG